A single Sporosarcina sp. FSL W8-0480 DNA region contains:
- a CDS encoding ATP-dependent helicase yields the protein MSDFFNRKMKELHIQLNDVQKSAVLQTDGPLLLLACPGSGKTTTMIMRIGYLIEEKNVNPKSIKAITFSRAAANDMTERYKRFFPHLAPVDFSTIHSLAFGITRTYLNKTGTGFELIEGGGKEKHSPNKSMLLKSLYKEVIREEGTEEELSSLSTFISFLKNRMIPFKDWEQVPGPFEKAGSIALKYEQYKTKMIGHLLLDFDDMLTIAEQALRMDEQLAERFRSQFDYILTDESQDTSLVQHRIVEHLVAHHGNLCVVADDDQSIYTWRGADPNYLLDFKKVYPDAELLMMEQNYRSSKEIVETAAKFIKRNRNRYEKEMRTENKESGPIFIKQFEDPKQLLEYVTYELLNEKNLNEVAILFRNNSSSTLYVNELHRRGIPFYMKDADDKFFSHWIVEDILNFMRLSFNVERKDVFSKIAMKMNLFISRKMLAEFERKSTSGNVFNAFQHAVQLKGSQVEKLNSYKGVYDRIPDMRPAQVIRMIRYELEYEEALRSRAQKFGYRIDNLLGILDTLEGIASQLRTMVDFANRLKELETAVQQAKFNPPDDALTLSTFHSAKGLEFRRVFMIDLVKGIIPSEEDETDPLLMEEARRLFYVGMTRAKDRLELLSYQKQNGKTKEDSRFVNEVRGIVMKPEERKMEKLKKVEPSIPIDPDGIHDLNELYKDLHVIHRVFGRGVVLEVGEADIRLQFGENEKRLSLEMVLSRRLLKKVES from the coding sequence ATGTCTGATTTCTTTAATAGAAAAATGAAAGAACTACATATTCAATTGAATGATGTCCAAAAATCTGCCGTCCTACAAACTGATGGACCGTTACTTTTATTAGCATGCCCCGGATCCGGTAAAACTACTACAATGATTATGCGAATCGGGTATTTGATAGAAGAGAAGAACGTTAATCCGAAAAGTATAAAAGCTATCACTTTTTCTCGTGCAGCTGCAAATGACATGACTGAACGATACAAACGTTTCTTTCCTCATCTTGCCCCAGTGGATTTTTCAACAATACATAGCTTGGCATTTGGTATTACAAGAACCTATTTGAATAAAACAGGCACTGGTTTTGAATTGATCGAAGGCGGCGGAAAAGAGAAGCATTCTCCGAATAAATCGATGTTGCTCAAATCATTATACAAAGAAGTGATACGCGAAGAAGGTACAGAAGAAGAATTGAGTTCACTGTCTACATTCATCAGCTTCCTTAAAAATAGAATGATTCCATTTAAAGATTGGGAACAAGTACCTGGACCTTTTGAAAAGGCTGGTAGCATCGCGTTAAAATACGAACAATATAAGACGAAAATGATCGGGCATTTGCTGCTTGATTTTGACGATATGCTCACGATAGCAGAACAGGCATTGCGTATGGATGAACAACTTGCGGAGCGATTTCGCAGTCAGTTCGATTATATTTTGACGGATGAAAGCCAAGACACCTCGCTTGTTCAGCACCGAATTGTTGAGCATCTTGTTGCGCATCATGGAAATCTCTGCGTAGTGGCGGATGATGATCAGTCAATCTATACGTGGCGGGGCGCTGATCCAAACTATTTGTTGGATTTCAAGAAAGTGTATCCTGATGCTGAATTGCTTATGATGGAACAAAATTACCGCTCTTCTAAGGAAATTGTTGAGACAGCTGCAAAATTCATTAAACGGAATCGGAATCGGTATGAAAAGGAAATGCGTACTGAGAATAAAGAGAGTGGCCCTATTTTCATTAAACAATTCGAGGATCCAAAACAGCTTTTAGAATATGTCACATATGAATTATTGAACGAGAAAAACTTGAACGAAGTCGCAATCTTATTTAGAAATAATTCCTCATCGACACTATATGTTAACGAGCTTCATAGAAGGGGAATTCCTTTTTATATGAAAGATGCGGATGACAAGTTCTTTTCCCATTGGATTGTGGAAGATATTCTGAATTTCATGAGACTGAGTTTCAATGTTGAAAGGAAGGATGTTTTCTCGAAAATCGCAATGAAGATGAATTTGTTCATCTCAAGAAAGATGCTTGCGGAGTTCGAAAGGAAATCAACTTCGGGGAATGTCTTTAATGCATTTCAACATGCTGTCCAACTAAAGGGCAGCCAAGTTGAAAAATTAAACTCTTATAAGGGAGTTTACGATAGAATCCCTGATATGCGCCCTGCACAAGTGATCCGGATGATCCGATATGAACTTGAATATGAAGAAGCACTGAGAAGTCGTGCGCAGAAATTTGGTTATCGGATAGATAATTTACTCGGTATTTTAGATACCCTTGAAGGAATCGCCTCCCAATTGCGGACGATGGTCGACTTTGCAAACCGCTTAAAGGAATTGGAAACCGCAGTTCAGCAGGCGAAATTTAACCCTCCAGATGACGCGTTGACATTGTCTACATTCCACAGTGCAAAGGGGCTGGAGTTTAGGCGTGTTTTCATGATTGACTTAGTGAAAGGCATTATTCCTTCAGAGGAAGATGAAACCGATCCTTTGTTAATGGAGGAAGCGAGACGACTGTTTTATGTAGGAATGACACGAGCAAAGGATCGTCTGGAATTGCTATCCTATCAAAAACAAAATGGAAAGACAAAAGAGGATTCACGATTTGTGAATGAAGTGCGTGGAATTGTCATGAAACCGGAGGAGCGGAAAATGGAAAAACTGAAAAAAGTTGAACCATCCATTCCGATAGATCCGGATGGAATTCATGATTTAAATGAGCTGTATAAGGATTTGCATGTAATTCATCGAGTGTTTGGTAGGGGAGTCGTTTTGGAAGTGGGCGAAGCGGATATTCGTCTTCAATTTGGTGAGAACGAGAAGCGACTTTCACTTGAAATGGTATTATCCCGCCGGTTATTGAAAAAGGTGGAGTCATGA
- a CDS encoding CrcB family protein, giving the protein MRTVLCVGFAGAIGAILRVCIGQFTYGFSEFPIATFTVNMIGTFLLCFLSTGFIQRLKLDHDLQTAVTTGFLGSFTTFSAFSMETVNLIQNDAVLMGLFYIASSIVGGFLFGMIGMRIGRKEGRE; this is encoded by the coding sequence ATGAGAACGGTTCTTTGTGTTGGATTTGCCGGAGCGATTGGGGCGATTTTACGTGTATGCATAGGTCAATTCACATATGGTTTCTCGGAATTTCCTATTGCGACATTCACAGTAAATATGATTGGTACGTTTTTATTGTGCTTTCTTAGTACAGGCTTCATACAACGTCTAAAGTTAGATCATGATTTACAAACTGCCGTAACGACCGGATTTCTTGGCTCCTTCACAACATTTTCTGCTTTTAGTATGGAAACTGTAAACCTAATACAAAATGATGCTGTTTTAATGGGCTTATTTTACATTGCAAGCAGTATCGTCGGTGGGTTTCTGTTTGGAATGATAGGCATGAGAATTGGCAGGAAGGAGGGGAGAGAATGA
- a CDS encoding CrcB family protein — translation MTVIDIFTIGAGGFLGAVIRYFISGKFNKDGRALPFGTLFVNIAGSLLIGFVAGLGVTKPWTLFLVSGFAGAFTTFSTLTKELLQFWIGKRKKQFFIYLFLTYGIGIIMAFVGFLVGNAW, via the coding sequence ATGACGGTCATAGATATATTTACCATTGGGGCTGGTGGTTTTCTTGGCGCCGTCATTCGGTATTTCATATCCGGCAAGTTTAATAAAGATGGGAGAGCACTGCCGTTTGGTACGTTATTCGTAAATATAGCTGGGTCCTTGCTGATCGGTTTTGTAGCCGGCTTAGGGGTTACAAAACCGTGGACGCTTTTTCTTGTATCTGGATTCGCTGGTGCCTTTACAACATTTTCAACATTGACTAAAGAATTATTGCAGTTTTGGATAGGGAAACGAAAAAAACAATTTTTTATTTACCTCTTCCTGACATATGGTATTGGAATTATAATGGCGTTTGTTGGATTTTTAGTTGGAAATGCATGGTGA
- the nhaC gene encoding Na+/H+ antiporter NhaC: MFKIKAIHTPSFSESITLIAGIVLMIGVCLILFDAVPHLPLLFSVLLLIAYGLLKRIPYRALEKGLIEGAGSGMSAVFLFFFIGLLISSYMMSGTIPTLIYAGFQIITPTFFFAIVFIVTSIVGVSIGSSLTTVATVGVAFIGMASILEVSLPLAAGAIVSGAFFGDKMSPLSDTTNLASSIVGVDLFEHIRNMGWTTVPAFILTTIFFGILSPSVNTGDFDKIDVFQKTLLGTGMIHWYTVIPLLTLFILTIKKVPALLTLAISSAVAVLLSFLHHTYGFADVMGILFKGFVSSTGVEDVDKLLTGGGMESMMFTVSLVLLALSMGGLLFTLGIIQSLLEGIEVLLKKVSSVILASAVTAIGINVLIGEQYLSILLTGQAFQSSYEKVGLANKNLSRVIEDAGTVVNPLVPWSVCGIFISQVLGVTTLEYLPFAFFCLLSPILTILFGYLGKTLTRIS, encoded by the coding sequence ATGTTTAAAATTAAAGCAATTCATACACCGTCATTTTCGGAATCAATCACGCTTATTGCTGGGATCGTTCTAATGATAGGTGTTTGCCTCATACTATTCGATGCTGTTCCTCATTTACCGCTTCTTTTTTCGGTTTTACTATTAATCGCATATGGCCTGCTTAAACGAATACCGTACCGCGCACTTGAAAAAGGTCTGATTGAAGGTGCGGGTTCTGGGATGAGTGCCGTCTTCCTGTTTTTCTTCATCGGCCTGCTCATAAGCAGCTATATGATGAGCGGGACAATTCCTACGTTGATATACGCAGGATTTCAAATAATAACCCCTACGTTCTTTTTTGCGATTGTTTTTATCGTTACCTCTATTGTTGGCGTCTCAATTGGAAGTTCCCTGACGACTGTTGCAACAGTAGGTGTAGCTTTTATCGGAATGGCAAGTATACTTGAAGTTTCCTTGCCATTGGCAGCTGGAGCAATCGTTTCAGGAGCGTTTTTCGGTGATAAGATGTCCCCGTTATCAGATACAACTAACCTTGCATCCTCTATTGTTGGTGTTGATCTTTTTGAACATATTCGTAATATGGGGTGGACTACTGTACCGGCTTTTATCCTGACAACGATTTTCTTTGGAATTTTATCTCCAAGTGTAAATACAGGGGATTTTGATAAAATAGATGTTTTCCAAAAGACACTTTTGGGAACTGGGATGATTCATTGGTATACGGTCATTCCGCTCTTAACCCTATTTATATTGACAATCAAAAAGGTGCCAGCACTTCTGACTTTGGCTATTAGTTCGGCAGTAGCGGTACTTCTGTCATTCTTGCATCATACTTATGGTTTTGCTGACGTAATGGGGATTTTATTTAAAGGATTTGTTTCCTCAACTGGTGTAGAAGATGTTGATAAACTGCTGACAGGCGGCGGTATGGAAAGCATGATGTTTACTGTTTCATTAGTATTACTTGCGTTAAGCATGGGAGGATTATTGTTTACGTTAGGGATTATCCAAAGTTTATTAGAAGGAATCGAAGTTCTTTTGAAGAAAGTTTCCTCAGTCATATTGGCTTCGGCTGTCACAGCAATCGGAATTAATGTATTGATCGGTGAGCAGTATTTATCGATTTTATTGACAGGCCAAGCATTTCAGTCGTCTTATGAAAAAGTTGGTCTTGCCAATAAAAATCTTAGTCGTGTCATTGAAGATGCGGGTACGGTAGTGAATCCGCTTGTACCGTGGAGTGTATGCGGGATTTTCATCTCGCAAGTGTTGGGTGTTACGACATTGGAGTATCTTCCATTTGCATTCTTTTGTTTACTGTCTCCTATCTTGACGATTCTTTTCGGATATTTGGGAAAGACGTTGACACGTATCTCATAA
- a CDS encoding isoprenylcysteine carboxyl methyltransferase family protein → MVFGIVISIVILQRLIELLVARRNEKWMKDHGAFEAGATHYPFMVGMHILFFISLFLEVLFLNRQLSSIWPVLLAIFLATQLLRIWCLASLGKFWNTKIIVLPNAQVVRKGPYKWIRHPNYIIVATELLILPLLFNAFFTAALFTLLNCWMMTVRIPTEEKALKEATNYKEEFLLNK, encoded by the coding sequence ATGGTATTTGGAATCGTCATTTCTATCGTCATTCTTCAACGTCTCATTGAATTGCTTGTCGCAAGGCGAAATGAAAAGTGGATGAAGGATCATGGAGCTTTTGAAGCGGGGGCAACTCACTATCCATTTATGGTGGGGATGCATATCCTCTTTTTCATCTCCTTGTTTTTGGAAGTTCTCTTTTTAAATCGTCAACTATCGTCGATTTGGCCAGTCTTGTTAGCCATTTTTCTTGCGACTCAACTTTTACGGATCTGGTGCCTTGCCTCATTGGGCAAGTTCTGGAATACGAAAATCATCGTCCTCCCAAATGCTCAAGTAGTGCGGAAAGGTCCCTATAAATGGATCCGCCATCCAAACTATATAATCGTTGCAACTGAATTGCTTATCCTTCCTTTATTGTTCAACGCGTTTTTCACAGCCGCTTTATTCACACTCCTTAATTGTTGGATGATGACTGTACGAATTCCGACTGAGGAGAAGGCGTTGAAGGAAGCCACAAATTATAAGGAAGAATTTCTACTGAATAAATGA
- a CDS encoding 3-oxoacyl-[acyl-carrier-protein] synthase III C-terminal domain-containing protein — MPKIVSVSTVLPPHEVKQRQAVELTRSLFSQRFKDIERLLKVFQNGDIERRDVCMPLEWYGQAHDFEERNELYIHHAVNLGVEAVEACLYNSQTLEEAVDPSEIDAIFFISSTGISTPSIDARIMNLVPFRDDTKRIPIWGLGCAGGAAGVSRAFEYCKAFPKANVLVLSIEFCSLTFQKDDYSKSNLVGVSLFSDGVACALITGDQSEIALNTTVPTIIATTSKLMPDSVDVMGWDIKNNGLYVVFSKSIPAIITNWLGPFVHEFLASNNLTKNDITHFVAHPGGKKVLTAYENALQFDSSKTDISRDVLRNHGNMSSPTILYVLKRFMESSPEPGEYGLMAALGPGFCGELLLLKWN; from the coding sequence ATGCCAAAAATTGTTTCCGTCAGTACTGTTTTGCCTCCCCATGAAGTTAAACAGCGGCAAGCCGTCGAACTAACCCGCTCTCTATTCAGTCAAAGATTCAAAGATATCGAAAGGCTTTTAAAAGTCTTTCAAAATGGCGATATCGAAAGACGAGATGTATGCATGCCGCTTGAGTGGTATGGGCAAGCCCATGATTTTGAAGAACGGAATGAATTATATATTCATCATGCCGTAAATTTAGGTGTTGAGGCTGTTGAAGCTTGCCTTTATAATTCACAAACTCTGGAAGAAGCCGTTGATCCTTCTGAAATTGACGCCATTTTTTTCATTTCAAGCACAGGTATTTCAACACCAAGCATAGATGCTCGCATCATGAACCTGGTACCATTCCGGGATGACACAAAACGAATTCCGATATGGGGGCTTGGGTGTGCAGGCGGAGCTGCGGGAGTAAGCCGGGCATTCGAATATTGCAAGGCATTTCCGAAAGCTAATGTACTAGTGCTCTCAATCGAGTTTTGTAGTTTGACGTTTCAAAAAGACGATTATTCGAAAAGCAATCTCGTCGGTGTTTCGCTCTTTTCGGATGGTGTCGCTTGTGCATTAATTACAGGCGATCAATCCGAAATTGCATTGAACACAACAGTTCCAACTATCATTGCAACTACGTCGAAGTTGATGCCGGATTCTGTTGATGTTATGGGCTGGGACATTAAAAACAATGGATTATACGTTGTCTTCTCAAAAAGCATACCGGCAATCATCACAAATTGGCTCGGCCCTTTTGTCCATGAATTCTTAGCCTCAAATAATTTGACTAAAAACGATATCACTCATTTCGTCGCACATCCTGGAGGAAAGAAAGTGCTGACTGCTTATGAAAATGCTTTACAATTCGATTCATCCAAAACAGATATTTCAAGGGACGTTCTAAGGAATCATGGCAATATGTCTTCACCAACAATTCTATACGTTCTTAAACGGTTCATGGAATCTTCTCCTGAGCCCGGCGAATACGGTTTAATGGCTGCATTAGGTCCTGGTTTTTGCGGTGAATTGCTGTTGTTGAAGTGGAATTGA
- a CDS encoding YaiI/YqxD family protein, whose protein sequence is MATIFVDADGCPVVNETISIAKQFKLPCILICDTAHEMHRDGAETVIVSKGADAVDFVLVNRVKKGDIVVTQDYGLAAMVLAKQGHPIDQNGRRYTEENIDQLLFARHAAQKIRAAGGRLRGPKKRSKENNERFMKKLRELCNTLITPSN, encoded by the coding sequence ATGGCGACGATTTTTGTAGATGCAGATGGCTGTCCTGTTGTAAATGAAACGATTTCCATTGCGAAACAGTTCAAGCTTCCGTGCATTCTTATTTGTGATACTGCACATGAAATGCATCGCGACGGTGCTGAGACTGTAATTGTCTCCAAAGGTGCGGATGCAGTCGATTTTGTTTTGGTCAACCGTGTAAAAAAAGGTGATATTGTTGTTACCCAAGACTATGGATTAGCCGCAATGGTATTAGCAAAACAAGGTCATCCGATTGATCAGAATGGTAGACGCTATACCGAAGAGAATATAGACCAACTTCTATTCGCCCGCCATGCAGCGCAAAAAATCCGGGCTGCGGGAGGAAGGCTTCGAGGTCCTAAAAAGCGTTCAAAAGAAAACAATGAACGGTTCATGAAAAAACTCCGCGAATTATGCAATACCTTAATCACTCCTTCTAATTGA
- a CDS encoding DUF4097 family beta strand repeat-containing protein, with product MTENQFIMELEQALKRLPTEERNDILQDIREYFSNGRNDGKTEAEIAASLGSPQKIATELLDAYPFEEPQVLQGTRLSTSPSSEVITIKDNSFTKVDIDVFHGTLTVLPSENDETKIELVNPNDKLEFSADVLGDTLRVRLKKKGLWLFIFNFNTREVALNVFIPKKLYQSISMKSDNGRIKAEKLISKNIEAFTDNGRIELAELAATSLNAETDNGRIEISKVQSDRLKAKTDNGRVMMRNVEADSIQAESDNGRIELDQVEGELVAITDNGRIKLDADHLDRNITFETDNGSIEIISARKPTNAIIHAKTGHGRIDVYGDRNSRTRFGAEEYQIRLKSDNGRITVK from the coding sequence ATGACTGAAAACCAATTTATCATGGAACTTGAGCAAGCTTTAAAAAGACTGCCGACTGAGGAAAGAAACGATATTCTGCAAGATATCCGTGAGTACTTTTCAAATGGAAGAAATGATGGAAAAACCGAAGCTGAAATTGCCGCTTCACTTGGGTCACCGCAAAAAATTGCAACGGAGCTATTAGACGCCTATCCATTTGAAGAGCCCCAAGTATTACAAGGAACACGGCTCTCCACTTCCCCTTCAAGTGAAGTGATTACAATTAAAGACAATAGCTTCACTAAGGTTGATATCGATGTTTTTCATGGGACACTTACTGTTTTGCCTTCGGAAAACGATGAGACAAAAATTGAGCTGGTCAATCCTAATGATAAATTGGAGTTTTCTGCAGACGTGTTGGGAGATACTTTGCGAGTCAGACTGAAAAAGAAAGGGCTTTGGCTATTCATCTTCAACTTCAATACGAGGGAGGTTGCATTGAACGTGTTCATTCCGAAAAAGCTTTATCAGTCCATTTCAATGAAATCCGATAATGGGCGCATTAAAGCTGAAAAACTGATCAGTAAAAATATTGAGGCATTCACTGATAATGGACGGATCGAATTGGCGGAACTGGCTGCAACTTCGCTTAATGCTGAGACGGACAACGGACGAATCGAAATTTCGAAAGTCCAAAGTGATCGGTTAAAGGCGAAGACGGATAATGGACGGGTAATGATGAGGAATGTGGAAGCTGATTCCATCCAGGCCGAATCGGACAATGGAAGGATTGAGCTTGATCAAGTGGAAGGTGAACTGGTTGCCATTACAGATAACGGCCGCATAAAGCTCGATGCGGATCATCTTGACCGTAATATCACTTTCGAGACGGATAATGGAAGTATAGAAATCATATCTGCCCGCAAACCTACAAATGCTATTATCCACGCAAAAACAGGCCATGGACGGATTGATGTGTATGGGGATAGAAACTCCCGTACTCGTTTCGGTGCGGAAGAATATCAGATTCGGTTGAAATCGGATAACGGAAGAATAACAGTGAAGTGA
- a CDS encoding PadR family transcriptional regulator: protein MNIQFKKGVLNLCVLVLLDKQDRYGYELVQKISDQISISEGSVYPLLRRLTKEGYFTTYLQESSEGPPRKYYKLTDSGREYLHEQLNEWRNFTEGVNKLIEEGVRND, encoded by the coding sequence GTGAACATTCAATTCAAAAAAGGTGTCTTAAATTTATGTGTCCTTGTTCTTTTGGATAAACAAGACCGTTATGGCTACGAATTGGTACAGAAAATTTCTGACCAGATTTCCATATCTGAAGGATCTGTTTATCCACTATTGCGCCGATTGACGAAAGAAGGCTATTTTACGACTTATTTACAGGAATCATCCGAAGGGCCTCCCCGTAAATATTATAAGTTGACGGATTCAGGGCGTGAGTACTTACATGAGCAATTAAATGAATGGCGTAATTTCACAGAAGGTGTAAATAAATTAATCGAGGAAGGTGTTCGTAATGACTGA